CATCGTCCCATTAATTTGGCAAAGAGGTCTGTAAATTTCTATCGCGTCCTACGGAGGCATATATAACATTTATGAAAGGTATAATAGCAGATAATCATGATAATAAAAgtgaacaaaaaagggCTATGAAGATAGACACTTCTTGATGAAAGCTGTCAAATCCTCCAGTTCTTCAGGGACTGTGGAATGAGTCATACCGTTATATACCTTGAATTCATAGTCCTGTATGCCACAGCTATCTTGGTAGAACTGTTTGGCCTTCAAACCTAGAGATATGGGAACCACGGGATCCATGTCACCATGTCCATGGAAAACCGGTGTTCTTACATTGAGACTATTTTTGTGTTGTTTTAGGATACCTGGAACGGAACAGAATCCCGAAAGAGCCACAATGCCGCCAATCTTCCATGGTAAGGTCACAGATGTTGCCAAGGCTAATGCGGCTCCTTGAGAGAACCCCccaataataatatgttCTGGTTTAATCCCCTTGTCAATTTCCTGTTTAACTGTCTTTTCAATGGCATCTAAAGAAGTCATAAAACCATCGCTGTCGACTTTGGAAAAGTTGGAGTCCCATTCTAAGATGTCAAACCAAGCAGGCATCAATGCACCGCCGTTTGCTGTTACACGGATTTCCGGAGCATTAGGGAACACAAAGTTAGTGTGCTGGAAAGCGGCAGGGTCTCGCTGTTGTAAATACTGAGCTAAAAATCCCCACCCTGAACCAGTATCGCCTAATCCatgtaaaaatatgattGTTTGACGAGCTGGCTGGGCTTTTGCTACAATTCTCAGTccattcatttttcaactgtACTTGTGCGTGTGAAGATATTATACGTTCTTAtttttggcttcttttGCTTGCGTTCTCACCTTGATACGAGACCATTTTTCTCTAATAAGCGTTCCAAAAAGAAGGGAAATGTAAAAGTGAAGACAAACTTAAAATCATAGAGTGAGCAAATTAGCGGGCTGAAACAAGTGTCTCAAACCCAACATGGATGTATTGCCAACTTTGAGTATACAAGAGAAAGATAATGAGAGAAAtgataaaagaaatgatAGTATCCCCCTACCTGAGGCGATTCACCTTCTTTCATCAAAAGAGATAATCGACCTAATTCAAATTCACAGACATCAATTGGAGCTCTACGTGACGAGATTCAATCCCCTGACTGAAATCGTCGAGAAAATTAATGCATTTAGAGACCAATTTAGACAATTGGAAGAggaatttgaagatttgcacgaacaaagaaatgagGTACAAGCTCAATTAGAAAACTGCAGAATCCTAGAATCCAAATATGTCGCAAGTTGGCAGGATTATCATTCCGAATTCACAGAAAAATATGGAGATATAGCAATGAGAAATAAGCTGGAgcaaaataccaaaaaactCGGCGAAGAAAGTTCGCAACTAGAAGCCTCCGTGAGAACTGTCGAGTCGGCAGATGACTTGGACGAATTCATTAAAACTTATCTAGACACACGAACACAGTATCACTTGAGAAGGGAGAAACTCGCAACTTGGGAAAGCCAAGGGAAACTGAGATACTAGTCAGTAACGGGCCAGTTtatgaagaaatatatacatatatgaaTTTTATACCTTAATATGAATGATTATTTTAGAtgccaaagaaattattgGAGTAGTAAACCTCCTACTGATAAGCGATATCTCAACTAAATATactaaaaagaaacaaatatgTAAGTAATGACCTActtcaatgaataaaataaaaaaatatcgtGAAATTAAAATGAAAACCGTCAATGTAACAGCGaaataaatgaaagaaaaattaagCTGAATCGTTTGAATGAGAACGATAATCCACCCCCAGAAACCTCAACTTGGGTATGAAAACGTAAATGTCTAAACTTTGCAGCgattttcaaatgaatgcaaaaagaagagtgATTAATGTGAATGGCAAAGATGGCGCCATACGATCACCAACATTCCTACTTTTGCTTGTTGTAGAAGTGGCTGACGCGGTAGCCGATGTCACATTACCGCTAAATGAGGCGGTTTGCGAACTATCCACTGTAAATATGTTACCACCGGTAACAATAGATGCACTTGTGGACCAAGTGCTTGTATAACCCGGTGCTTTGATGGCACTTGGAATAGAGGACGTAATAACCTCGATGTTTTCATTAGTGATGTTGTATTGAGCTTGTGCCATCGAGATCTCCAAATTGTCTAAATCATAAACGACGTATGCGTTGGTCAAAAACGAATCACCCAAGATGGTGGTGTCATCTGTTGCGATGATGCCTAGAAGACAGATGTTTCCTgcattcaaaataaaactgGAGAGCGATGCGTTGATGTGAAAACCACCAAAATCGAATACGATTTGGGTACTATTGCTGTTGGATGGGCAATCCAGTACGTAATACCCTAGTCTGGAAGAGTATTGCGCATCCAGCTCATCAGCGATCATAGCTACCACAGCCTGAGGTAAGTAAGTCAAAGTAGTACCGGAATCCAATAAGGCTGGTATTTGGGTTGTAGTCAAAGTTTTCTGACTATTGTCAGGATAGCTGATGCCGATACCATTGATGGTAACATCAAATTGAATGGGGGAGCTGAACCCACTTGCACTCAAAGTGTTTACAATGGGGACAGTGTACAAAGTACCGGCATATTTACTATGATCCACGGCACCGAACAGAATGGTGCCATGTTTAGCGTCCGAATCGTTCAAGTACAAAGAATAAGCGTTGGTCTTGATAGCAcctgaatttttc
This genomic window from Saccharomyces kudriavzevii IFO 1802 strain IFO1802 genome assembly, chromosome: 12 contains:
- the TML25 gene encoding palmitoyl-(protein) hydrolase (similar to Saccharomyces cerevisiae YLR118C; ancestral locus Anc_8.314), which gives rise to MNGLRIVAKAQPARQTIIFLHGLGDTGSGWGFLAQYLQQRDPAAFQHTNFVFPNAPEIRVTANGGALMPAWFDILEWDSNFSKVDSDGFMTSLDAIEKTVKQEIDKGIKPEHIIIGGFSQGAALALATSVTLPWKIGGIVALSGFCSVPGILKQHKNSLNVRTPVFHGHGDMDPVVPISLGLKAKQFYQDSCGIQDYEFKVYNGMTHSTVPEELEDLTAFIKKCLSS
- the SRN2 gene encoding ESCRT-I subunit protein SRN2 (similar to Saccharomyces cerevisiae SRN2 (YLR119W); ancestral locus Anc_8.315), with the translated sequence MDVLPTLSIQEKDNERNDKRNDSIPLPEAIHLLSSKEIIDLIQIHRHQLELYVTRFNPLTEIVEKINAFRDQFRQLEEEFEDLHEQRNEVQAQLENCRILESKYVASWQDYHSEFTEKYGDIAMRNKLEQNTKKLGEESSQLEASVRTVESADDLDEFIKTYLDTRTQYHLRREKLATWESQGKLRY
- the YPS1 gene encoding aspartyl protease (similar to Saccharomyces cerevisiae MKC7 (YDR144C) and YPS1 (YLR120C); ancestral locus Anc_8.318), encoding MKLTTVRSAVLSSLFALQTLAKIIPAASKRDDDSNSKFVKLPFHKLYGDTRDDVGTDKKPEVRLLKRADGYEEIIITNQQSFYSVDLEVGTPPQNVTVLVDTGSSDLWIMGSNNPYCSSGSMSSSRRRVINKRDDSSSSGALVNDINPFGWLTGTGSAIGPTATGSGGGSGTATQSVPASEATMNCQEFGTFTTSDSSTFRSNNTYFSISYGDGTFASGTFGTDILDLSDLNVTGLSFAVANETNSTMGVLGIGLPELEVTYSGSTASSSRRPYTYDNFPMVLKNSGAIKTNAYSLYLNDSDAKHGTILFGAVDHSKYAGTLYTVPIVNTLSASGFSSPIQFDVTINGIGISYPDNSQKTLTTTQIPALLDSGTTLTYLPQAVVAMIADELDAQYSSRLGYYVLDCPSNSNSTQIVFDFGGFHINASLSSFILNAGNICLLGIIATDDTTILGDSFLTNAYVVYDLDNLEISMAQAQYNITNENIEVITSSIPSAIKAPGYTSTWSTSASIVTGGNIFTVDSSQTASFSGNVTSATASATSTTSKSRNVGDRMAPSLPFTLITLLFAFI